A region of the Peredibacter starrii genome:
CGCGTGATGCCTAATCTTCCGGTTGAGCACAAAGAAGGTGTAAGTCTTCTGGCCTCGGAATCGGCCAAAGCGCGCTTAGGTTCATTTGAGGCCCTCTTCACAAAGCTTGGTACGGCCCTGATTGTGAGTGAAACAGAGTTAGATGAACTGACTCTTCTCACTGGCTCTGGCCCGGCCTTCTTTTATGAATTTGCTAAAAACCTTTCCCATTCTTTTGAATCCATGTCTGAAGAGCAGCGTGAAAAGCTCATTCGTCAGGTGCTTTTAGGTGCGGCCAAATCGGGGAAAATGTCTAAGAAATCCCTCTCAGAAATGACGGATGCCGTGACTTCAAAGGCCGGCGTGACCATCGCGGTGCTTGAGAACTGGCGCTCAAATGGATTTGCGGAATTCGTGAAGAAAGGAATCGAGGCCGGAAAAAAACGTACTGAAGAGATTAAGGCGCTTCTTCGTCAAAGCTAAAATCCGCTTTCTCCTGATCCAATGTCTTATACAGATCACTGTCACAGAATGTGCTTTGAACAAAGCTCATGCAGCGGTTTAATTCTTTATCCGTTTTCTTGGTGTTTAAGATCTTTCTTTGATTCTTAGACAGGGACACCTGATGCTCTCTTAAAAGCTCGTCTACATAGCCACAGGTGCAGTTCTGATCACAGGTCTTAACCAGTTGGTCCACTTCTTTTGGATCGTCTAAAAGGGCCTCCATATCGTCCTGAACCACTTCCATACGAGGTCTTATGGTGCGGAGGAGGAGGGAAGCTTCATCATGATCAGGCACGCAACTTAATGGCGCCATCTCTTCATCAAAAATTTTTGTCAGTAATTGGGTGCCGAGGATCAGTTCTCCACGAGAGAATTCTTTTGGGGCCACAGGCCTAGCTGGAGGAGTTTTTACTTCTTCCTTCTTAGCAGTGGAACAACCAACGAGAATAAACAAAACGAGCACTAAAATTTTGGACATACGGTCTCAACACCTTCATTCATTTGAGTCACAATTTCACCCACTGTACAAACTCTTCTGCCGTCCCCTGACACATGATTCATAAGTTCAAGTGAGGCCTGTACCGTGCGAAGGTTAGTGTCATGAAAAAGAAGAATACCCGAGTCTCGGGGAGTCTTTTTCATCATGGCCTTTGCCCTCTTTACTATCATATCTGGAGTTTGGGCCAGCCAGTCAAGGGTATCGATGTTGTAAACCACGTGAATTAAGTTTGAATCAGCGATTTGTTGCCTAACGTTGGGTGTGGTGATCCCAATGCCGTAAGGCAAACGGAAATACTTAATATCAATGTTAAGATTCTTTTCCATGTTTGCGGTGGCGGCCTTGATTTCTTTCTCAAGAGTCAAACCACCAACTGTCGTAAGAAGCTTGTGTGAGTAAGAATGAGAGGCGATCTCCATGCCGGCATCGCGGATGAGCTTGGCCGTCTTGGGGTCTTTCTCGACCTTCTGGCCCAATTGGAAGAAGGTCGCTTTAAGATTCTTTTCTTTAAGTTTATTCACAACCAGGGGAGACACTTTTGAATCCGGACCATCATCAAAAGTAATGGCCCACACTTTTGAAGGAAATTCCTGGCCCGTGATATTGCCGGTCTTACCTTCATGAGGAGCAAAGTGAATACCACTTGAGCGAATTTTTAGCTTCATCAAATGCGAAAGATGTTCAATGTTCTGCTCGTAGATTTGGAATTCTTTGCGGCGGTCCTGTTCTTCATATTCTTTTTTGATCTCAGCTTTTGAAGGAACAGTGACTTCTCTTAGAGTGAGATTAATTGTGGAAGCAAGATGTTCCATTGAAAGAGTGGCCATCACAGACAGCATTGAAAACTCTCTGATACGCTCTTCCAAAATATTAATCTTCGGATCTTTGTTTTTATGCAGATACTGCCAGAGATCTTTTAGTTCATCGTGGATCTCATCCATCTGAGTACGTGAAGCAACCAGACGAAGGTATGGGCCCTGAAGATAGAGCTCTTCCAGTGTCGTTCCCGGAATCGCATCATCAAATTGAATGAGATTATCCTGGGCAATAACGTAATAACTGTGGATTGAAAGAAGCTTTTCATCGATTTCGGCCGAGAAAGACTGAGTCTCCTCCTGAAGAAGTTGCTGCATACTAAGGGAAGCGATCTCTCTTTTTTGTACAGTTGTCTTCGAGTTCCATAGCTTGAACCCACCACAACCTGTAATCACCATCATCGATAAAAGAAAAGGCCACTTCAGCATTACTTTCTCCGTAGAAACCCTGATGCCACCTTTTCGGTTTCTATGGGTAAAACTTGAGTTTAGTTGTCGTTTTTAGGCAGATTTTGCTTCTCAATGATATCTATTTGAACATTGCTGGGCCTTGGAGGATACTAAGGTCAGGAGGATCTATGGAAGATATACGTTCGGTACTTTCGCAATTTCACTCCAAGAAAAGACAGGGTAACGAGGTTGAAAAATCCGGTATCGGTCCTTCTACCGTTGCCTCAAGCTCGGAAATCCCCGACGTTTTTTTCGATGAAATCCTTCAGAAATTCAAATTGAATCGTTCCGAAATCTCGCTTTTGATGTATCTTTACCGCCAGGTTTGGTGTCGCCCTAATCTTTATAAATCTCACGGAATTGGGCCTTTAAATTCTTATACAGAGCTTTGTTCTATCCTGGGCATTACCCATGAGGAACTAGGGCAGTATCTAAGAAACTTAGAGAAATTTGGTTTCATTGAAACAGTTCGTGCCGGCCAGTATTTTGTGAGAAAGTTTTTTACCGAGACACTCGACAAGCAGTATGGCCAAAATTACGACGAATTCTTCTAGAGTAGGGGACAGTTCACTCTCTCTGCGCCTCAATTCTCTTCATCAATATTATCAAAATGAAGCAAGCATCTGGGACATTGGATGTGACCATGGTCTCCTGGGGCTGTCTTTCCTGAACTATGAACAGGTTCAACGAATTAATCTGGTGGATCCGGCAGCTCCAGTCATTGAGACATTAAGAAATAAGATTAAAGCTACGTATATTTCCAACCCCAAATTATTTATACATCACCTACCAGGCCAGGAAATAAAACTAGACCCGAATTCTAACTGCATCTTTATTGCTGGTATGGGAGGAAAAGAGATAGGCGAGATCATTCTTAATCTCATTCCGCAGTTATCCTCAAACGACCGTTTAGTGATTTCGCCTCATCGTAAGATTCTTGAGCTCCGGGAGCTTCTTCATTCAAAGAATCTGGCGCTGTTAGATGAAGAAGTTCTGAGGGAAGACGGGCAGTTCTATCAGATCATAGTGCTCGCCAAGAGTGAGAAATCAGGCCAAATACCTCTATATGGTGAGAAACTTTGGGCCTCTGAGACGGGAAAAGAGTATCGAAATCACCAACTGAAGCACTTTGACCTCCACCAAGATGTGGCATCTAGGCAGTACCTTTCTTTCCTGAAATCGCTAAATAGCTGAAAACAACCCATCAATAAAAAAAGTGCTATACTTAATGTATGGCAGGTAACCTTTTGTTCTACTATTTCGGTGACGATGAGGCCTACTTTAAAACACTTCAAGGGGAGATGAGGCAGCATTGTCGATTGGCCTTTGATCTGAAGAAGGTCTACGAGACTGATGAGAAAAAAATCCAATCACTTTTCCTGACGATCTATAAAACAAAACCCTCTTGTATCTTTATCGATTTCTCAAAAAACACTCAGGACTATTTGCATCTGGCCCGTATTATCGCTCGCACCACAATGGATCACACCATGGTGACCGTTGGTCTGGTGGATTATCTTTCGCCTCCGGAAGTATTGATGGAATCAGTGGCGACAGGTGTGAACTTGACTCATATTAAGAGTGCTGAATCCTTTGATGTGGTCTATGACGTGATGACTTTATTGTCTCCTGGACAAATGTCCCACGGGTTTGCGACGGCCGGTTTAAAAGAAGAACTGCAGGCCGGAATTCCAGTGAAGGTCGGCTATATTCATAATGAAGGTCTTCATTTTGAAACTGATTACAAACTTAGTAAGGGTTCAAAGATTGTTTTAAATCATCACTGGTCGGCGAAAAAAACAGTGCCTTCTAAGACAGTGACCATTAATAACATCACATCCATGAACCTTTTCTACCAATTTAAGTATGCGGTAGACGCGGAATTTATGTTTATTGATGAGTTCTTGCCACCAGAAGGAATGGAACCCGCCACGATTGAAGAAAAAAAAGCCGAGAGAGATGATCTTATTCACTATCATCGTAAGCAACTTAGTCGCTGGATTGAGGACAACTTATCTCGATCATTTGAAAAACGCGCGAAAGTTCTCGTTGTAGATAGTGAATTTAAGTTTTATCAGGATCAGGCCCGCACTGATAAGCATCCATATACCATCCGATGTGTGCCATTCATGCAGGATGTGGGACTTGAACTTGATAAATTCCAACCTCAGGTCATTGCTTTTGCCATTGATAAAAAAGAAAAAGACAATCCGAAGAACACTCAAGAGGCGCTTGATCATCTGGTGAATGCAATTAAAAACAAATTCTCAGATATCAGCCCATATATCATTATTTTTAACACCGAACTTTCATCAAAGCAGTGTCAGGACAACCTTCAATACGCCAATATAATGGCCATTAAGGGCGAAATGTCGGTGGATTTACTGGTGCGTATGGCGGACGTTTTTGAGAAAAAACTCGCGAATATGCCTATTGCAGTCCCAAAAAATAATGAGAAACGCGTTTATATTAAAAAAACGAACTCTGCTTCCATCAGTGAAATCATGATTCCTGTGACGGTGGTTAAACTCTCCGAAACCGACATGATCTTTCAAACTGATATTCCACTTGTAGTTGGTTCAAATCTCCATTTGACCCAGCCGGTGGATATGTTTGTGAACGTGCAGCTGACAAAAAACCAAGGTAAAGTTCCGGAGTATCACGGCCTCATTCACTGTCTGGGTGAAGATGATAAAAAAGAACTTCGCCGCTACGTGAACACCATCTTTTTCCGCGACCATGATGCTCAGGTGAATGCAGAAGCGGAAGAATTCAAAAAATTAAACGAAGCAAAACTGCAAGAAAAACTTGAAAATACCGCCGCCACAGAGGAAACGAAAGAGCCAGAAACCGAAGGGGAGACTTAATCTTGCCTTTCCGGAAGCTCGGGTCTATGTTCTTTTCATGAGATTATTAAAAATTATCTTCGTCTTTTTCCTGATCTATTTCATCCGTCGTTTTATGCAGATGTATAAAAACATGCAAAGGATTCAGGAGGCGCAGTTAAAGGCCCATGAAGACCTTTTACGCCGCCAAAGGACTGCAGAGCAAACTCAAGCTGGAAACGTTGTTAACGCCGATTTTAAAGTCGTAGACTAGAGATCCCGAATACGTTTGCGAAGCTCCATACTTGGGCCCTGGGTATTCCCGAAAGTTTCCTGGATTAATTGCGGCCAGATGCTCAGGACTTTTTCTTTGTCCTTTAACTTCGATTCTTTAATAAGATTTTCCGACTCTTCAAGGGATGTCACCGAGAGGTTGAGTCCCCGTTTATTCATTTTCTGATAAAACTCACGCCATAGGATCTGAAAGTCTGAATCCTTTTCTTTGCCCTTTAAGTAATACAAGTACCAGGTATACAGACCCATGAAGACCACAAGCATGATGGGAATAATTGAGAAGAGCCACTGACGTTTGAACTTATAACGAGAAAGCCAGGCGTCCTGAGTGTAATAATCCACCTGTTCCAGCCACGTATAAAATAGAAAATCCCACTGTCCAAACCACTGCTTCATGTCCGTGAAGATTCGAGGCATGCGGATAAAGCGATCTTTTTGATAAACGCCATTACGAACGGACTGCATGAAGATATCACCACCCAAACGCACACGGTCCGGTGCGATCCATTCGGTCGGATCTAGTCTTTGCCAGCGATTGTTTTCAAAGGCCTCGACCCATACGTGAGCATCGTTTTGAGTTACGAGATAAAAGTCCGCGAACTGATTATAAGTTCCACCCATAAAGCCTGATACCAGACGAGTGGGAATGCCATTGGCCCGCATGATGATCGCAACCGCTGAAGCATAATGAGAACAAAGTCCCACTTTTTTAGTCTGCATGAATTCTTCGAAAGATGAACTTTTCCCTGGACTCAGGGAATAACTAAAACCTTTGTCATAGAAATAGCGCTGAATATTGCGACCCAATTCCCTAACATCAGAACCTTTAAAATTCTCCAGAATCCAGTTCTTGGTTTTCTTAGGTAATGGTAGACCCAGATACTGATCCATATGCTCTAAGGTTTCAAAAGGCCTCTCAGCACGACTGATGACCTCATAGCGTGGGATCCATTGATAACGACGTTGAGTCATGGTCTTCATTTGCGGGAGTTCAAAAATGTCCTTACCAAAGCTAAGGGCCATCGGTGTATCCAGGGCAAAGAAATAATCAGAGCGTTTATACAGTCTGAAAGTTTGTTTTAACTCTCCAGGATGGAGATCGAATTCTTGAAGTCGTTTTGGTTCACCACGCTCAATACTTGCGAGGTTCCAGTTCCAACCATCATTTGAGATAAGAGTATTTCCACGCCAGTACAAAGCTTCCTGATTAAGGGGTCTATTCACCAGGACTTGAAAGGCCGGAGAATTGTTTCCTTCCAGGGACTCAATCTGAGAGATATTCACATCCGGGGTATACCCGATCTCCCCTGGCCCTGATTGTCCGCCCTGAAGAGGGATAGGATTTAAGAGGCGAGGGACTGAAAAGAACATAAAAAAGGTGAGGGGGAGGACCCAAATCACTGCCTTCCCTAGATCTTTCAAACGCCATTTCTGGCCCAGGAATGAATAGAAATCTCGGATAAGAACCATGAAGCTTACGCCAAAAAACAAAACATAGGTGAGTGTCTTCTCAAATAGTGAGCCTGCGGAAATGAGGAGCAATAATCCAAAGAAGATCATGTAACGGTCACGGTCCGACTCTTTCTCGAGGATTTTTAAAACGATGATGGAAGTTAGAAAGTTTAGCCCTACTTCTGGATCAATGATTTTTCCATAGCTGATCCAATAAGATGCAAACACACCTAATGCCAGTAAATTCCTGACGAGTTTTGACGTCTTAATCCCGAAAGAAACTGCCACAATCCCGCCAATCACAAACACCATAGTCGCCGGTGTGAGAACTTCGTACATCAGTCCCGCAAATACCATCAGCACTAAATTCTGGCGCAGATCTTCTTTTAACATTTCGCGAGTTCCTTTAAGCACTCACGCAGTTGATGCTCGGTTTTGCCAGATGAAGTTTTAAGAGAAAACGGAATGGATTTATCAGAGCAATATACCAGTTGGGTCGCAAGCTGTGATAATTGCCCTTCAGTTGGACCATGGAGTTCAAACTTAACTTCCGCTTCCTGGAGTTCTTCGCCTTCTTTAACCACTAACTCTCCGGAACGAGCGTAATGCTTCCAACTAATTTTGCGGGATTCTTCGCCCTGATATGGGCCCAGGTTCCACACATCATGGGGACCTTTATTCATGGTCGAGATTTCGCCCTCAGTATGGGACGGCGTTGATGGCAAAACACCCAGGTCTTTTGCTTTCACTGGATATGCATAGGCCGTGACATCCACATTGAAAGTAATCCACGCGCGGTACAGACCAAATGGCTGGGAGGTTGAAACTTTTAATTTTGAGAATTGATAAACGCCACGTTTAGGAAAAAC
Encoded here:
- a CDS encoding tRNA (adenine(22)-N(1))-methyltransferase TrmK, with amino-acid sequence MAKITTNSSRVGDSSLSLRLNSLHQYYQNEASIWDIGCDHGLLGLSFLNYEQVQRINLVDPAAPVIETLRNKIKATYISNPKLFIHHLPGQEIKLDPNSNCIFIAGMGGKEIGEIILNLIPQLSSNDRLVISPHRKILELRELLHSKNLALLDEEVLREDGQFYQIIVLAKSEKSGQIPLYGEKLWASETGKEYRNHQLKHFDLHQDVASRQYLSFLKSLNS
- a CDS encoding pyrroline-5-carboxylate reductase family protein, which gives rise to MRVLVLGAGKMVEAILTGFKASEDLSNWMIFSPSGISAKNLGAKIGARVVADLQNVETPDWILVGCKPQQLPDLKNLLGDKFKDSLFVSILAAVTEEEQRRVLNAKYLIRVMPNLPVEHKEGVSLLASESAKARLGSFEALFTKLGTALIVSETELDELTLLTGSGPAFFYEFAKNLSHSFESMSEEQREKLIRQVLLGAAKSGKMSKKSLSEMTDAVTSKAGVTIAVLENWRSNGFAEFVKKGIEAGKKRTEEIKALLRQS
- a CDS encoding polysaccharide deacetylase family protein; protein product: MLKWPFLLSMMVITGCGGFKLWNSKTTVQKREIASLSMQQLLQEETQSFSAEIDEKLLSIHSYYVIAQDNLIQFDDAIPGTTLEELYLQGPYLRLVASRTQMDEIHDELKDLWQYLHKNKDPKINILEERIREFSMLSVMATLSMEHLASTINLTLREVTVPSKAEIKKEYEEQDRRKEFQIYEQNIEHLSHLMKLKIRSSGIHFAPHEGKTGNITGQEFPSKVWAITFDDGPDSKVSPLVVNKLKEKNLKATFFQLGQKVEKDPKTAKLIRDAGMEIASHSYSHKLLTTVGGLTLEKEIKAATANMEKNLNIDIKYFRLPYGIGITTPNVRQQIADSNLIHVVYNIDTLDWLAQTPDMIVKRAKAMMKKTPRDSGILLFHDTNLRTVQASLELMNHVSGDGRRVCTVGEIVTQMNEGVETVCPKF
- a CDS encoding ATP-binding protein — encoded protein: MEDIRSVLSQFHSKKRQGNEVEKSGIGPSTVASSSEIPDVFFDEILQKFKLNRSEISLLMYLYRQVWCRPNLYKSHGIGPLNSYTELCSILGITHEELGQYLRNLEKFGFIETVRAGQYFVRKFFTETLDKQYGQNYDEFF
- a CDS encoding transglutaminase family protein; this translates as MLKEDLRQNLVLMVFAGLMYEVLTPATMVFVIGGIVAVSFGIKTSKLVRNLLALGVFASYWISYGKIIDPEVGLNFLTSIIVLKILEKESDRDRYMIFFGLLLLISAGSLFEKTLTYVLFFGVSFMVLIRDFYSFLGQKWRLKDLGKAVIWVLPLTFFMFFSVPRLLNPIPLQGGQSGPGEIGYTPDVNISQIESLEGNNSPAFQVLVNRPLNQEALYWRGNTLISNDGWNWNLASIERGEPKRLQEFDLHPGELKQTFRLYKRSDYFFALDTPMALSFGKDIFELPQMKTMTQRRYQWIPRYEVISRAERPFETLEHMDQYLGLPLPKKTKNWILENFKGSDVRELGRNIQRYFYDKGFSYSLSPGKSSSFEEFMQTKKVGLCSHYASAVAIIMRANGIPTRLVSGFMGGTYNQFADFYLVTQNDAHVWVEAFENNRWQRLDPTEWIAPDRVRLGGDIFMQSVRNGVYQKDRFIRMPRIFTDMKQWFGQWDFLFYTWLEQVDYYTQDAWLSRYKFKRQWLFSIIPIMLVVFMGLYTWYLYYLKGKEKDSDFQILWREFYQKMNKRGLNLSVTSLEESENLIKESKLKDKEKVLSIWPQLIQETFGNTQGPSMELRKRIRDL
- a CDS encoding DUF58 domain-containing protein, with product MKKERIYILPTRMGGYLNGLIFLMFLLSVGYSNNLLLIFTLFLFGLNLIWVIQTHFHLHGLKFGSVQVTDNFAEDLTSVSIHWKKAPEGPLSWDLLLDKVPVKTFHNTKERSDAHLVFPKRGVYQFSKLKVSTSQPFGLYRAWITFNVDVTAYAYPVKAKDLGVLPSTPSHTEGEISTMNKGPHDVWNLGPYQGEESRKISWKHYARSGELVVKEGEELQEAEVKFELHGPTEGQLSQLATQLVYCSDKSIPFSLKTSSGKTEHQLRECLKELAKC